Proteins found in one Methanofollis fontis genomic segment:
- a CDS encoding hydrogenase maturation protease has protein sequence MKVRVIACGNPYMGNDGAGFAVMERLKGEHPGIDVVDGGLGGFGLIPLMEDCDRVVIVDASTGMGALGEVRIFREVPSSSLFPMSLHDFGIAETIAFAREIGISAEIVVVAIEGGEIEAFSQEMSPEVRAAIPEAVRMVLEEVKREED, from the coding sequence ATGAAGGTCAGGGTCATCGCCTGCGGCAACCCCTATATGGGCAACGACGGCGCCGGTTTCGCGGTGATGGAGCGTCTCAAAGGAGAGCATCCCGGGATCGACGTCGTCGACGGTGGTCTTGGCGGGTTCGGGCTGATACCGCTGATGGAGGACTGCGATCGCGTCGTTATCGTCGACGCCTCCACCGGCATGGGGGCGCTGGGGGAGGTGCGGATCTTCAGGGAGGTGCCGTCATCCTCCCTCTTCCCGATGTCCCTCCATGATTTCGGGATCGCCGAGACGATCGCCTTTGCACGCGAGATCGGGATCTCTGCGGAGATCGTTGTTGTGGCGATCGAGGGAGGGGAGATCGAGGCATTCTCACAGGAGATGAGCCCGGAGGTCAGGGCGGCGATCCCCGAAGCGGTGAGAATGGTCCTGGAAGAAGTAAAAAGAGAAGAAGATTAG